A window from Chryseobacterium vaccae encodes these proteins:
- a CDS encoding WG repeat-containing protein, giving the protein MKNIIFLLLSSFVFGQKATLFPAKKGDQWGFVDQNNKLVIAPQYDLAYPFKEYKVYNPQSKNYTHVMSAHVRLNNQSKCIAENNTEIDCKKLEDPSEVTDDFTSATETEVKTMERKAENEKQDIISQLPKDIQEQYERIDVFAKSTPLFLVKKNGKSGIINNTGKLIIPADYDYIEAHGYETSPGKFEPYIIAGTYTSTGVHQYFTKDGKIFLENYQRYSSIHQFGKLTIVADKNGKRKIYNLPARKYINDKTYDKFSWFTDGMMLVGRDGKEFYIDESGKEYIAK; this is encoded by the coding sequence ATGAAGAATATTATTTTTTTACTGCTTTCATCATTTGTCTTTGGCCAGAAAGCCACCTTATTTCCTGCAAAAAAAGGAGATCAATGGGGTTTTGTTGATCAGAATAATAAATTGGTGATTGCACCCCAATATGATCTTGCCTATCCTTTTAAAGAATATAAAGTATACAATCCTCAGAGCAAGAACTATACTCATGTGATGTCTGCCCATGTCCGCCTCAATAACCAATCTAAATGTATTGCAGAAAACAATACTGAAATAGACTGTAAAAAACTTGAAGATCCTTCAGAGGTGACGGATGATTTTACGTCAGCTACAGAAACGGAAGTAAAAACAATGGAGAGAAAAGCCGAAAATGAAAAGCAGGACATCATCAGCCAGCTTCCTAAAGATATCCAGGAACAATATGAGAGAATTGATGTTTTTGCAAAATCAACACCTCTGTTCCTGGTAAAAAAGAATGGTAAAAGCGGAATCATCAACAATACCGGAAAATTAATAATCCCTGCTGATTACGATTATATTGAAGCACATGGTTATGAGACATCACCAGGTAAATTTGAACCCTATATCATCGCCGGGACATATACCAGCACCGGAGTACATCAGTACTTTACTAAAGATGGCAAAATATTTTTAGAAAATTATCAGCGCTATTCCTCAATTCATCAGTTTGGAAAATTAACCATTGTTGCTGATAAAAATGGCAAGAGGAAAATATACAACTTGCCTGCCCGAAAGTACATCAATGATAAAACATATGATAAATTTTCCTGGTTTACAGATGGAATGATGCTGGTTGGAAGAGACGGAAAAGAGTTCTACATTGATGAATCCGGAAAAGAATATATAGCAAAGTAA
- a CDS encoding SDR family oxidoreductase: MTIIITGTSSGIGFVLAEYFGKNGHKVYGLSRKHTESQYFRSIPTDVTDNNAVQSAIEEVLKTESRIDVLINNAGMGMVGAVEDSTKEDILKLFNLNLVGAVQMMSAVLPAMRKHQFGKIINVSSIGSEMGLPFRGFYSASKSALDKVTEAIRYEVYPWNIDVCSLHLGDIKTNIAENRVKTKVSEPYKNIFNKVYALMNAHVGEGTEPLEVAAYVENLLGKKKWKAHYYFGKFGQKIGVPLKWILPQGTYENLMKKYNKLD; this comes from the coding sequence ATGACCATCATCATCACAGGAACCTCATCAGGAATCGGTTTCGTACTGGCAGAATATTTTGGGAAAAATGGCCATAAAGTATACGGTTTAAGCCGAAAGCATACAGAAAGCCAGTATTTCAGGTCTATCCCTACAGATGTTACCGATAATAATGCCGTACAAAGTGCCATTGAAGAAGTTCTGAAAACGGAATCCAGGATTGATGTTCTGATCAATAATGCAGGAATGGGAATGGTAGGAGCTGTAGAAGATTCTACGAAAGAAGATATTTTAAAACTTTTTAACCTGAATCTTGTGGGTGCTGTTCAGATGATGAGTGCTGTTCTTCCTGCAATGCGTAAACATCAATTCGGAAAAATCATTAATGTTTCAAGCATCGGAAGCGAAATGGGACTTCCTTTCCGTGGTTTTTATTCTGCTTCAAAATCTGCTCTGGACAAAGTAACAGAAGCCATAAGGTATGAAGTATATCCCTGGAATATCGATGTATGTTCTTTACATTTAGGGGACATCAAAACCAATATTGCAGAAAACCGGGTAAAAACGAAAGTTTCTGAACCTTATAAAAATATTTTCAATAAAGTATATGCCTTGATGAACGCTCATGTAGGTGAAGGAACAGAACCTTTGGAAGTAGCCGCTTATGTTGAAAACCTGTTGGGGAAAAAGAAATGGAAAGCCCATTATTATTTTGGTAAGTTCGGACAGAAGATCGGAGTTCCTTTAAAGTGGATTCTTCCACAGGGAACCTATGAAAATCTGATGAAAAAATATAATAAACTGGACTAA
- a CDS encoding 3-phosphoshikimate 1-carboxyvinyltransferase: MKLEKSKLIGDKTIQISGSKSISNRLLILESLFKNIKIGNLSNSQDTQLLKKALSENTETVDIHHAGTAMRFLTSYYSIMEGKTTVLTGSKRMKERPIKNLVSALKDLGAEIDYLENEGFPPLKITGKKITQNKVNVPADISSQFITSLLLIAGKLENGLEIHLVGQVTSRSYIEMTLDILTRFGIKNSFEGNTIKVERFDGEAKTADYEVESDWSSASYFYSICALGRKTIHLKSFYKESTQGDSAIAGIYEKFFGIKTIFTEDEHKITLQPEPNFTFPEKIVLDMNNCPDIAQTLCVTAAALKIPFDISGLGTLRVKETDRLLALYNELKKLGTETEITDLTIKSVSFGEPEENISIKTYQDHRMAMSFAPFCLIKELNIEDEEVVEKSYPLFWEDLESVVTR; encoded by the coding sequence ATGAAGTTAGAAAAATCAAAATTAATAGGAGATAAAACCATACAGATCAGCGGTTCGAAAAGTATTTCGAATCGTTTGTTGATTTTGGAAAGTTTATTTAAAAACATAAAAATCGGAAACCTTTCCAACTCGCAGGACACTCAGCTTTTAAAAAAGGCCTTATCTGAAAATACAGAAACAGTGGATATTCACCACGCCGGAACAGCCATGCGTTTCCTTACCTCTTATTATTCTATTATGGAAGGAAAGACTACAGTTCTTACCGGATCCAAGAGAATGAAAGAAAGACCGATCAAAAACCTGGTGAGCGCCCTCAAAGATCTGGGAGCAGAAATTGATTATTTAGAAAATGAAGGTTTCCCCCCATTAAAGATCACCGGAAAAAAGATCACTCAGAATAAAGTGAATGTTCCTGCTGACATTTCCAGCCAGTTCATCACTTCCCTTCTTCTGATTGCCGGGAAACTGGAAAACGGATTGGAAATTCATCTTGTCGGGCAGGTTACTTCAAGATCTTATATTGAAATGACCCTTGATATCCTGACAAGATTCGGAATCAAGAACAGCTTTGAAGGAAATACAATAAAGGTAGAACGTTTCGATGGAGAGGCAAAAACTGCTGACTATGAAGTGGAAAGCGACTGGAGCTCGGCTTCTTACTTCTACTCTATCTGTGCATTGGGAAGAAAAACCATCCATCTGAAAAGCTTCTACAAAGAATCTACTCAGGGAGATTCTGCTATTGCCGGAATTTATGAGAAATTTTTCGGAATTAAAACCATTTTTACCGAAGATGAACATAAAATCACCCTTCAGCCGGAACCCAATTTTACTTTCCCTGAAAAAATCGTTCTGGATATGAACAACTGTCCGGATATTGCACAAACCCTTTGTGTAACTGCTGCTGCTTTAAAAATCCCATTCGATATTTCCGGACTGGGAACTTTAAGAGTGAAGGAAACCGACAGACTTTTAGCTTTATACAATGAGCTGAAAAAACTGGGGACTGAGACGGAAATCACAGATCTGACAATCAAATCAGTCAGCTTCGGAGAACCGGAAGAAAACATTTCCATTAAAACGTATCAGGATCACAGAATGGCTATGAGTTTTGCCCCGTTCTGCCTGATCAAAGAACTGAATATTGAAGATGAAGAGGTGGTGGAAAAATCGTATCCGTTGTTCTGGGAAGACCTTGAAAGTGTAGTTACCCGTTAA
- a CDS encoding BamA/TamA family outer membrane protein, whose translation MIRLFTILLFLFCTFFKAQTKQYWLIDTETNIRKKVKDSASAVKFLDSLSQNNYFFTQLKEVKVKGDSTEIFFDKGKNYNETYVDLSDVIVDKLKIQKDFFTKNLDSTKKSINKKYIDDGYSFSRIKSKYKGQKNGYPVIELDINKNDKRTIDGFVVKGYERVPKRFMKNIEKEFKGKTYDDKNLLAISKNFQSHAFVTLERPPQTLFTKDSTNIYLFMEKKKTNTFDGVIGFGNDKTEKFTLNGTLNVNFRNMFNGFETVNLYWQRNPDKGQTFDLQADIPYLLKSNVGMNLKVNIFRQDSTFANVKFLPAFYYNINNRNKIGLRGTLETSSIIDTLYVQGKDYNKKGIGIWFEMTEPTDIDLFLYKTRINAGYDYLTTTYTKDNIKANQNQFYFFGEHNYHISGNHFLNIKAEGAMMDSKIEFSANELYRFGGWNSMRGFNEKSLAADFYYYGGLEYRYLIGSQAFFDLFGQYGQLNNKSLNVKPKLYSVGLGFNFFIPIGLMSFQLSNGNEFGNPFKFNDIKIHWGILSRF comes from the coding sequence TTGATCCGTTTATTCACCATATTGCTTTTCTTATTCTGCACTTTCTTTAAAGCGCAGACCAAACAGTACTGGCTTATTGATACGGAAACCAATATCCGGAAAAAGGTAAAAGATTCTGCTTCTGCGGTAAAGTTCCTGGACTCTCTTTCACAGAATAATTATTTCTTTACCCAGCTGAAAGAGGTAAAAGTAAAAGGCGACAGTACGGAAATCTTCTTTGATAAAGGAAAAAACTACAACGAAACCTATGTGGACCTTTCGGATGTGATTGTTGATAAACTGAAAATTCAGAAGGATTTTTTTACTAAAAATTTAGATTCTACCAAGAAAAGCATTAATAAAAAATATATTGATGACGGTTATTCTTTTAGCCGGATCAAATCAAAATATAAAGGCCAGAAAAACGGGTATCCCGTCATTGAGCTTGATATTAACAAAAATGATAAGCGAACCATTGACGGTTTTGTGGTAAAAGGCTACGAAAGAGTTCCTAAAAGGTTTATGAAAAATATTGAAAAGGAATTCAAAGGAAAAACCTACGACGATAAAAACCTTCTGGCCATCAGCAAAAATTTCCAGAGCCATGCTTTCGTTACGCTGGAACGGCCACCTCAAACTTTGTTTACGAAAGATTCCACGAATATTTATTTATTCATGGAAAAGAAAAAGACCAATACTTTTGACGGGGTCATCGGTTTCGGAAATGATAAAACGGAAAAGTTTACCCTGAACGGAACCCTGAATGTGAATTTCAGGAATATGTTCAACGGTTTTGAAACCGTCAACCTTTACTGGCAGAGAAACCCTGATAAAGGGCAGACTTTTGATCTTCAGGCCGATATTCCTTATCTTCTTAAATCGAATGTGGGTATGAACCTGAAAGTCAATATTTTCAGACAAGACTCTACTTTTGCCAATGTAAAGTTCCTTCCTGCTTTTTATTATAACATCAATAACCGTAATAAAATCGGGCTCAGAGGAACCCTTGAAACATCGAGCATTATTGATACGCTGTATGTTCAGGGAAAAGATTACAACAAAAAAGGGATCGGGATCTGGTTTGAAATGACGGAACCTACAGATATTGATCTTTTCCTTTATAAAACAAGAATCAATGCCGGTTATGACTACCTGACCACAACGTATACGAAAGATAATATCAAAGCCAATCAGAACCAATTCTATTTCTTCGGAGAGCATAATTATCATATTTCCGGAAACCACTTCCTCAACATCAAAGCGGAAGGTGCCATGATGGATTCTAAAATAGAGTTCTCCGCCAACGAATTATACCGTTTCGGAGGCTGGAATTCCATGCGGGGATTCAATGAAAAATCTCTCGCTGCCGATTTCTATTATTACGGAGGGCTGGAATACCGCTATCTGATAGGCAGCCAGGCATTTTTTGATCTTTTTGGACAGTACGGTCAGCTCAATAATAAATCGCTCAACGTCAAGCCGAAGCTCTACAGTGTCGGGCTCGGGTTTAATTTCTTTATTCCGATCGGGCTGATGAGTTTCCAGCTTTCCAATGGTAATGAGTTTGGAAATCCTTTTAAATTCAATGATATTAAAATCCATTGGGGAATTCTGAGCAGATTCTAA
- a CDS encoding SusD/RagB family nutrient-binding outer membrane lipoprotein — MKNNIILNLTKLKSAAIKSLFAAGILMMASCESSLDTINENPNDQSSVDPKVLLTYVSMNTFQVNGENMYASRMMIGTDGENTYQYMKWNEASFEVYTKALLNTTKMMQEAEKTGNKNYLAIGKFYRAYHFFNLSMKLGSIPYSEAVKGESKIIQPKYDSQEAVMAGILTELKEANDLINSTDKIEGDIIYNGDASKWKKLINSFRLKILITLSKKTTLGSYNVAGEFASIAGNQPLMTSIGDNGELKFVDAADSRYTMFNNSGYGSSLYMADYFINMFKDRHDPRLFTFAAQTTAAKEAAKPITDFTGYNGGNPTSPYSDNAALITAKNISKVNDRFYKDPTNEPSSVLSYSELEFILAEATARGWISGSAKTHYDNAIKASFNFYQTYVKNPNQYFAGFDVNQYLASSMVVYNDSDPLQNRIEKIMTQKYMTMFHQAQWTSYYDYLRTGFPNYPLQTGVSAPFRFRYPQSEYNYNSTNLKAALNAQYGGSDNINSKPWWLQ; from the coding sequence ATGAAAAATAATATAATTCTCAATTTAACAAAGCTGAAAAGTGCTGCTATAAAATCATTATTTGCAGCAGGAATTCTCATGATGGCTTCATGTGAATCCAGTCTTGATACCATCAATGAAAACCCTAACGACCAGTCCAGCGTAGACCCGAAAGTCCTTTTAACCTATGTATCTATGAATACTTTTCAGGTAAACGGTGAGAATATGTACGCTTCAAGAATGATGATCGGGACAGACGGTGAAAATACCTATCAGTATATGAAATGGAATGAAGCTTCTTTTGAAGTGTACACCAAAGCTCTTTTGAACACCACAAAAATGATGCAGGAAGCAGAAAAAACCGGCAATAAAAATTATCTCGCAATTGGTAAATTCTACAGAGCCTATCATTTCTTTAATCTAAGCATGAAATTAGGAAGTATTCCTTATTCTGAAGCAGTAAAAGGAGAATCTAAAATTATCCAGCCGAAATATGACAGCCAGGAAGCAGTGATGGCAGGTATTCTTACAGAACTGAAAGAAGCCAACGACCTTATTAATTCTACAGACAAGATTGAAGGTGATATTATCTACAACGGTGATGCCTCCAAATGGAAAAAGCTGATCAATTCATTCCGATTGAAAATCTTGATAACCCTATCTAAAAAGACCACTCTGGGAAGCTACAATGTGGCCGGAGAATTTGCTTCTATAGCAGGTAACCAGCCTCTGATGACATCTATCGGAGATAATGGTGAACTGAAATTTGTAGATGCCGCAGACAGCCGCTACACCATGTTCAACAACAGCGGTTATGGATCGAGTTTATATATGGCTGATTATTTCATTAATATGTTCAAAGACAGACATGATCCGAGGCTTTTCACATTTGCCGCGCAGACTACCGCAGCTAAGGAAGCCGCAAAACCTATTACAGATTTTACGGGATATAACGGAGGAAATCCTACTTCTCCTTATTCTGACAATGCAGCTCTGATCACCGCAAAAAACATATCAAAAGTGAACGACCGTTTTTATAAGGATCCTACGAATGAGCCATCTTCGGTATTAAGCTATTCGGAACTGGAGTTTATTTTAGCAGAGGCAACAGCCCGCGGATGGATTTCCGGATCAGCAAAAACCCATTATGATAACGCCATCAAGGCTAGTTTCAACTTTTATCAGACGTATGTGAAAAACCCGAATCAGTATTTTGCAGGATTCGATGTCAATCAGTATCTGGCTTCATCCATGGTGGTTTATAATGATTCTGATCCACTGCAAAACCGTATAGAAAAGATCATGACTCAGAAATATATGACGATGTTCCATCAGGCTCAATGGACTTCCTATTACGATTATCTGAGAACAGGATTTCCGAATTATCCTTTGCAGACCGGAGTTTCGGCACCGTTCAGATTCAGGTATCCACAATCAGAGTATAATTACAACAGCACTAATCTGAAGGCAGCTCTTAATGCACAATACGGAGGAAGCGACAATATTAATTCTAAACCCTGGTGGCTTCAGTAA
- a CDS encoding SusC/RagA family TonB-linked outer membrane protein, whose product MKKTLASFAVFLLPLYLTAQEINISGNVKSENGSQISGVSVTDKNTGKTAITDENGNFTISANPKDILEFYAPDFSLFTVEVSSKREYSVVLRKPQEKQIEGVVITALGIAKKKEKIGYATQEVGTKQFETITTPSIGNLFSGQVAGLNVSNPTGMQQAPQFTLRGNSNLVFVIDGVIVEKEVFQNLDPNNIENINVLKGATASALYGSRGRYGAVLITTKSAKKKGFSVEFSQNTMVTGGFTNLPRTQTEYGNGSHGKYEFWDGADGGVNDGDMIWGPKFTPGLKIAQWNSPIRDKVTGQVIPWYGAVNGTQYNDKSRYERVPIDWQYHDNLSTFLKPAVINNNSFSVSYKNNKDIYRLSGNFMNYDDRIPNSYLQRYGVNFSSENHLGEKLIFDTKLNFNQTFTPNIPNYNYNPSGHMYTILIWMGADVDGRDLKNHMWIPGKEGTAQANWNYAWYNNPWFGAEYYKNKNRTNVINAQTGLEYKATQDFSVKGKISIVENHNKQEISSPYSYFNYDAPRSGGYILNDSKTWNLNYDVLATYKKKISDNFDFTVNAGASTFYYKNDIDNASTDGLKIPERYTLENSIGALKYYDYLKEKLIYSAYSTIDIGLYNAFFVNISGRNDWSSTLPKANRSYFYPSASVSAVISNLFTMPKAVNMLKLSASWAKVAYDFQPYSIRNYYLNNKGITFNGNPTNYYPTILNVENSLKPEQTKSYELGLSAGLFNNRVTLDATYFRTLDYNNILEFPTAQSSGFTSQYVNGNEYTTKGFEISLGLVPIKTANFTWRSLINWSTYEQKLTSIYDNMPNYNNIKLGERMDSFYDYTWQKSPDGKVILNANTGMPTRANTPSNLGHFNPDWTFGFNNTFKYKKLSLNIGIDGSIGGVMRSQVVEKMWWGGKHPNSTAYRDLEYANPGTYYFVPDGVNYNAATGTYTPHTKPISFQDWAQNYPYQARVTEDESKLFANVFDRTFIKLRSVILEYDFSSLLNPKGMVKNLTVNVSAYNLAMWKKSKNLYSDPDFQLKAKDSNDIQDPSSRWFGIGFNLKF is encoded by the coding sequence ATGAAGAAGACTCTAGCTTCCTTTGCAGTTTTTTTACTTCCCCTTTATCTTACTGCCCAAGAAATTAACATTTCCGGAAATGTAAAATCCGAGAACGGCTCCCAAATCTCCGGAGTCAGCGTCACCGACAAAAACACCGGAAAGACCGCAATTACCGATGAAAATGGAAATTTTACCATTTCAGCCAACCCGAAAGACATCCTTGAGTTTTATGCTCCTGATTTTTCACTTTTCACCGTAGAGGTTTCTTCCAAGAGAGAATATTCCGTGGTATTGAGAAAACCACAGGAAAAACAGATTGAAGGTGTTGTAATAACCGCTTTGGGAATTGCCAAAAAGAAAGAAAAGATTGGCTATGCCACTCAGGAAGTCGGTACGAAACAGTTTGAAACCATTACCACACCAAGCATTGGTAATTTATTTTCCGGACAGGTTGCCGGACTGAACGTTTCCAATCCCACAGGAATGCAGCAGGCTCCCCAATTTACGTTGAGAGGAAACTCAAATCTGGTTTTTGTGATTGATGGAGTAATTGTAGAGAAAGAGGTTTTCCAGAATTTAGATCCAAACAATATTGAAAACATCAACGTTCTGAAAGGAGCAACAGCCTCCGCTTTATATGGTTCCAGAGGAAGATACGGAGCAGTTCTGATCACCACAAAATCAGCGAAAAAGAAAGGCTTCTCTGTTGAATTCTCCCAGAACACCATGGTTACGGGAGGTTTTACCAATCTTCCCAGAACCCAGACCGAATATGGAAACGGCTCTCACGGAAAATATGAATTCTGGGACGGAGCAGACGGAGGAGTTAATGACGGAGACATGATCTGGGGGCCAAAATTCACACCCGGTCTGAAAATCGCCCAGTGGAACAGCCCGATCCGGGATAAGGTAACAGGTCAGGTCATTCCATGGTATGGAGCAGTAAACGGCACACAATATAATGATAAATCAAGATATGAAAGAGTTCCGATCGACTGGCAGTATCATGATAATTTAAGCACATTCCTGAAACCGGCAGTCATCAATAACAACAGTTTCTCTGTAAGTTATAAAAATAATAAAGATATCTACCGTCTTTCCGGGAATTTCATGAATTATGATGACCGGATTCCCAATTCATACCTACAGCGTTACGGAGTCAATTTCTCTTCGGAAAATCATTTGGGAGAAAAACTGATCTTTGATACTAAGCTTAATTTCAATCAGACCTTTACCCCGAATATTCCCAATTACAATTACAACCCAAGCGGGCATATGTACACCATCCTGATCTGGATGGGAGCCGATGTAGACGGAAGGGACCTTAAAAATCACATGTGGATTCCGGGAAAAGAAGGAACGGCACAGGCCAACTGGAATTATGCATGGTACAATAATCCATGGTTTGGAGCTGAATATTATAAAAATAAAAACCGAACCAACGTTATTAATGCACAAACCGGCCTTGAGTATAAAGCCACTCAGGATTTCTCAGTAAAAGGCAAAATATCTATTGTAGAAAATCACAATAAGCAGGAAATATCAAGTCCATATTCCTATTTCAACTATGATGCTCCTAGAAGCGGTGGATATATTCTGAACGACTCTAAAACATGGAATCTCAACTATGATGTACTGGCCACTTACAAGAAGAAAATATCTGACAATTTCGATTTTACAGTAAATGCAGGAGCCTCGACGTTTTACTACAAAAATGATATCGACAACGCATCGACAGACGGACTGAAAATTCCTGAACGTTATACGCTGGAAAACTCCATCGGAGCTTTAAAATATTACGACTACCTAAAAGAAAAGCTGATCTACAGTGCATATTCAACGATTGATATCGGATTATACAATGCTTTTTTCGTGAATATTTCAGGACGTAACGACTGGTCTTCCACCCTTCCGAAAGCCAACAGATCTTACTTCTATCCTTCTGCATCGGTAAGTGCCGTTATTTCCAACCTGTTCACGATGCCGAAAGCCGTGAATATGCTGAAACTTTCCGCTTCATGGGCAAAAGTAGCCTACGACTTCCAGCCCTATTCTATCAGGAATTATTATCTGAACAATAAAGGAATTACATTCAATGGAAATCCTACCAATTACTATCCTACCATCCTAAATGTTGAAAATTCTTTGAAACCGGAACAGACCAAGTCTTATGAACTGGGATTAAGCGCAGGTTTATTCAACAACCGAGTTACATTGGATGCCACGTATTTCAGAACACTGGATTACAATAACATTCTTGAATTCCCGACAGCACAATCGTCGGGATTTACGTCACAATATGTAAACGGGAATGAGTATACGACCAAAGGTTTTGAGATTTCACTAGGATTGGTTCCAATAAAAACAGCCAATTTCACATGGAGATCTTTAATCAACTGGAGTACTTATGAGCAAAAGCTGACTTCTATTTACGACAATATGCCGAACTACAACAACATCAAACTCGGCGAAAGAATGGACAGCTTCTACGATTATACCTGGCAGAAATCACCGGACGGAAAAGTTATTCTGAATGCCAATACAGGAATGCCTACCAGAGCCAATACTCCGAGCAATTTAGGTCATTTCAACCCGGATTGGACCTTCGGCTTCAACAATACCTTCAAATATAAAAAGCTTTCTTTAAATATTGGGATTGACGGAAGTATTGGCGGAGTGATGAGATCTCAGGTTGTAGAAAAAATGTGGTGGGGAGGAAAGCATCCGAATTCTACCGCATACAGAGATCTTGAATATGCTAATCCGGGAACGTATTATTTTGTGCCGGATGGTGTTAATTACAATGCAGCTACAGGAACATACACACCGCATACCAAACCGATAAGCTTCCAGGACTGGGCACAGAATTATCCGTACCAGGCAAGGGTTACGGAGGATGAAAGTAAATTATTCGCCAATGTTTTTGACCGGACTTTCATCAAACTGAGATCGGTTATTTTAGAATATGATTTCTCTTCCCTTCTTAATCCTAAAGGAATGGTGAAGAATTTAACGGTGAATGTTTCAGCGTATAACCTGGCGATGTGGAAAAAGTCTAAAAACCTTTACTCGGATCCGGATTTCCAGCTTAAAGCCAAAGACTCCAATGATATTCAGGACCCTTCCAGCAGATGGTTCGGAATCGGGTTTAATCTTAAATTTTAA
- a CDS encoding alkaline phosphatase — MMTSVIKLSKKISIFLMLAIFSKNQAQNYLRYHVNNAHSHNDYLQEIPFWEAYYAGFGSIEADVFPVKGKLLVAHTEKELSPERTLETLYLNNISKQIKQNKGNIYPEADKKLQLLIDIKNDYKTTLKILTASLKKYPEITSCPGIKIVITGGRPQPEDFKSYPDYLYFDGDLDKSYREDQLKRIGIFSADLKDLIQWNGKGIPRDEETEKIKDAVEKAHRQQKQIRFYGAPDFPNAWVNLMNSNVDFINTDHIPDLKKFLNAAPKNFYKNTKDYPVYTPSYKSDGISKKLKNVILLIPDGTSLSQYYAAFTANKGKLNVFNMKSTGLSKTSSYNAYITDSAPGSTAFATGVKTKNTFVGVDAMGKALAQIPDIVAAKGLVSGLISTGDITDATPADFYAHSDNRNNSGNIMMDFINSKTKILVGGPSGGLSIEYRQKFKEAAVEIYDDLKSVNKINGRMIIADPLASKRVTEGRGNWLADAFDMVLNDLKDNRKGFFMMVEASQTDGGGHSNNLEQLMTELLDFDQVVGKAMKFADENKETLVIVVGDHETGGLTLLDGSLKDGWVFGNFSTNDHTAVPSSVFAYGPNSREFTGIYENTEIFNKIMEAYGIRK; from the coding sequence ATGATGACCTCTGTGATAAAGCTTTCAAAAAAGATCAGCATTTTCCTGATGCTGGCCATTTTTTCAAAAAACCAGGCACAAAATTACCTGAGATACCATGTAAATAATGCCCACTCTCATAATGATTATTTACAGGAAATCCCGTTTTGGGAAGCCTATTATGCAGGATTCGGGTCAATAGAAGCGGACGTTTTTCCTGTGAAAGGAAAACTTCTGGTAGCGCATACCGAAAAAGAGCTGTCTCCGGAAAGAACGTTGGAGACCCTTTATCTGAATAACATTTCAAAACAGATCAAACAGAATAAAGGAAATATTTATCCTGAAGCTGATAAAAAGCTCCAGCTCCTGATTGATATTAAAAACGATTATAAAACGACTTTGAAAATATTGACGGCCAGCTTAAAAAAATATCCTGAGATTACCAGCTGTCCTGGAATTAAAATTGTGATAACAGGAGGAAGGCCGCAGCCTGAAGATTTTAAAAGTTATCCGGATTATCTTTATTTTGATGGTGACCTTGATAAAAGCTATAGGGAGGACCAATTGAAAAGGATAGGAATATTCAGTGCAGATTTGAAAGATCTGATACAATGGAATGGAAAAGGAATTCCCCGGGATGAGGAAACGGAGAAAATAAAAGATGCGGTAGAAAAGGCACATCGTCAACAGAAGCAGATCCGTTTTTACGGAGCTCCGGATTTCCCGAATGCCTGGGTAAATCTTATGAACAGCAATGTGGATTTTATCAATACCGATCATATTCCTGATCTTAAGAAATTTCTGAATGCTGCCCCAAAGAATTTTTATAAGAATACAAAAGACTATCCTGTGTATACTCCTTCCTATAAATCAGACGGAATCAGTAAAAAATTGAAAAACGTTATTCTTCTGATTCCGGACGGAACTTCTCTTTCCCAATATTATGCTGCATTTACAGCCAATAAAGGAAAATTGAATGTCTTTAATATGAAGTCAACCGGGCTGTCCAAAACCAGTTCATACAATGCTTATATCACAGATTCGGCACCGGGATCAACAGCTTTTGCCACGGGAGTGAAAACTAAAAATACATTTGTTGGAGTAGATGCTATGGGGAAAGCACTTGCTCAGATCCCTGATATTGTTGCCGCAAAAGGGTTGGTTTCCGGACTTATTTCTACGGGAGACATAACAGATGCTACACCGGCGGATTTTTATGCTCATTCAGATAATAGAAACAACTCGGGAAATATTATGATGGATTTTATTAATTCTAAAACTAAGATTTTAGTTGGAGGTCCATCTGGTGGATTATCAATAGAATACAGGCAGAAATTCAAAGAGGCTGCAGTTGAGATTTATGATGATTTGAAATCGGTCAATAAAATCAACGGACGTATGATTATTGCAGATCCTCTGGCTTCAAAAAGAGTAACCGAAGGAAGAGGAAACTGGCTGGCTGATGCTTTCGATATGGTATTGAATGACCTGAAGGATAATAGAAAAGGATTTTTCATGATGGTAGAAGCTTCACAAACCGATGGAGGAGGGCACAGTAACAACCTGGAGCAGTTGATGACTGAATTACTGGATTTTGACCAAGTAGTGGGAAAAGCCATGAAGTTTGCCGACGAAAATAAAGAAACACTGGTGATTGTTGTCGGAGATCATGAAACCGGAGGATTGACCCTTCTTGACGGAAGCCTTAAAGATGGTTGGGTATTCGGGAATTTCAGCACGAATGATCATACGGCTGTTCCTTCCAGTGTGTTTGCTTATGGACCCAATTCAAGGGAATTTACCGGTATATACGAAAATACGGAGATCTTTAATAAGATTATGGAAGCGTACGGAATCAGGAAATAA